The Oncorhynchus masou masou isolate Uvic2021 chromosome 31, UVic_Omas_1.1, whole genome shotgun sequence genome includes a region encoding these proteins:
- the ankle1 gene encoding LOW QUALITY PROTEIN: ankyrin repeat and LEM domain-containing protein 1 (The sequence of the model RefSeq protein was modified relative to this genomic sequence to represent the inferred CDS: inserted 1 base in 1 codon), with protein MQHRSKTSLATQLCKAVNDGEPRTVQILLAQGANPNLVGSKGVAAVHLAVGKETEKSIRCLKLILQHGADPNIRSSDGLTPLHVAALWGCYQNLKLLLKNGGNANLKDQEGNKPGDLAQQQDNRRCAHLLQEYQSQSLDTEEEDLPQFQYSVYNGQGDASSYTDSEDCSVISHSMSLLSDFGEGPLSSTRQTSFFELSAISNRHSWRRRSHSWASDYKSNPEVRHTNEWDTDSDWEPPSMLSSTRMSVAGPRAALPVLREEVPLADCSALHRSVNRNKLSPPPLDLLPPCFSRRKSVSFREEVGEYFPVFSSESPRREPGGQGIAYTKDYTLDFSEYSEFLDPERMATVLHHQGIDVTSPEHVFVFSKDNNECTEIDMEKTFVGHFPFEEENGEVVENQVEEVEVHEQALCGSASSSSSSGASRYSSCDSDHYITTLEASPRRVSPSDKEHKVKSRGVKGDQHTQNPMNTNNVDTDETPNSSERSKPAMVELPAMVDNLTLTDKISPTKGPGCEKIFPEAVLAGNVKELSTRLTECTPRPGSTPALEEDLPLTPSPFVTGRTHSRLSRCSVISGKTPESLLSTSSLFEQTLPTPTRTRRQNIKSQDSDVFYHTPCGRSRTPVFSGNRTGSTSGDSLVIYESQEPQSSTLRADRGQGSYVSASQADTLIVAKDDRGQGSCVSASQADTLIIAKDDRGQGSCVSASQADTLIIADVDRGQSSCVSSSQADTLISKTMADTVIVTPSSADKLSLPDNYFVKNPHKESLPTYLRKDVLESGEFLTDDLSSSSDAVTKEGTVGSFGPRGEESWTTEEADSSSSLSSSQTPSSSSSSYFSPNRDQPPSTPGTTPRYSMSRLSRFHKPQRLASLSYTPGGRPVIPDQEEPVEYLYTDTEQGHELIETHVPPAANTSLSSSMSTSSSEDTVLYDWRSLQGGGGTVAKGKENQEPVVAQDWSETKCLTDKELRRRLVEMGESPGPISHRTRPVYMQRLRRLLLEPDTQQQLPDQPQGPAQGHSPELCVALRTLVLPDCQDDELALCQQFDQPDQNRKWREGVIKSSFNYLLLDPRVTKNLPYRSHSMSPLDCFQTFISAIFYVGKGKRSRPYSHLYEALDYHRGDKTSKKLCSKVQHILQVWKAXAGVISLHCFQNVIPVEAYTREAVMVDAIGLKMLTNQKRGDYYGVVSTWQLKRKRELGVHLLYRAMQIFLAEGERQLRPPDIRGGQ; from the exons ATGCAGCATCGAAGCAAGACCAGTCTGGCAACACAGCTGTGCAAAGCTGTGAATGACGGAGAACCAAG AACCGTGCAGATTCTTCTTGCACAAGGAGCAAATCCCAATCTTGTCGGAAGTAAAGGTGTTGCTGCTGTGCATTTGGCAGTTGGCAAAGAGACTGAGAAAAGTATACGCTGCCTAAAGTTAATTCTACAACATGGGGCAGACCCCAACATCAG GTCTTCGGATGGTTTGACACCCCTGCACGTAGCAGCGTTATGGGGTTGCTATCAGAATCTCAAACTGCTGTTAAAGAATGGAGGGAACGCAAACTTAAAGGATCAG GAAGGGAACAAACCAGGTGATCTGGCACAACAACAGGACAACCGCAGATGTGCCCACCTCCTTCAGGAGTACCAGTCTCAGTCCTTGGACACAGAGGAGGAAGATCTGCCTCAATTCCAATACT CTGTTTACAATGGCCAAGGTGACGCGTCAAGCTACACTGACTCCGAAGACTGCAGTGTTATCTCTCACAGCATGTCCTTGCTGAGTGACTTCGGGGAGGGCCCACTGAGTAGCACACGTCAGACCTCGTTCTTTGAACTGTCTGCTATTAGCAACAGGCACAGTTGGAGAAGAAGATCCCATTCATGGGCTTCTGATTATAAATCTAACCCTGAGGTGCGCCACACCAACGAGTGGGACACGGACTCTGACTGGGAGCCTCCATCAATGTTATCCAGCACTCGTATGTCCGTCGCAGGTCCTAGAGCCGCACTTCCTGTACTTCGGGAGGAAGTACCACTCGCTGACTGCAGTGCGCTGCATCGGTCTGTAAACAGGAAcaaactctctcctcctccgTTGGACCTTCTCCCTCCTTGCTTTTCACGACGCAAGAGTGTGAGCTTCAGAGAGGAAGTGGGCGAATACTTCCCTGTTTTTAGTTCAGAATCTCCGAGGCGGGAGCCAGGGGGTCAGGGTATTGCCTACACTAAAGACTATACTCTCGACTTCTCGGAATACTCAGAGTTCCTGGATCCAGAGCGCATGGCCACCGTCCTACATCACCAGGGGATCGACGTCACGTCCCCTGAACATGTGTTTGTATTCTCCAAGGACAATAATGAGTGCACTGAGATCGACATGGAAAAAACATTTGTTGGACACTTCCCATTTGAGGAAGAGAACGGAGAAGTCGTTGAGAACCAGGTAGAAGAAGTGGAGGTCCATGAACAAGCATTATGTGGCTCtgctagcagcagcagtagcagcggaGCTAGTAGGTACAGCAGCTGTGATAGTGACCACTACATTACGACCCTGGAGGCGTCCCCCAGGCGGGTCTCACCCTCTGACAAGGAGCATAAAGTGAAAAGCAGAGGTGTCAAAGGCGACCAACACACACAAAATCCTATGAACACTAACAATGTAGATACTGATGAAACTCCCAACAGCTCAGAGAGGTCAAAACCAGCCATGGTAGAACTACCAGCCATGGTAGATAACCTTACATTGACTGACAAAATATCTCCAACCAAAGGTCCAGGTTGTGAAAAAATATTTCCAGAAGCTGTCTTAGCGGGTAATGTTAAAGAGTTGTCAACAAGACTGACTGAATGCACTCCCAGACCTGGTTCTACTCCAGCGTTGGAGGAGGACCTGCCTCTGACCCCAAGTCCCTTTGTCACTGGTAGGACGCACTCGCGGCTGAGTCGCTGCTCGGTAATTAGCGGCAAGACCCCCGAAagcctcctctccacctcctcactGTTTGAGCAGACCTTGCCTACGCCGACACGCACACGCCGCCAAAACATCAAGTCGCAAGACAGCGACGTCTTTTACCACACGCCATGCGGTCGTAGTCGCACCCCAGTCTTTTCTGGGAACAGGACAGGTAGTACTTCTGGGGACTCATTAGTCATCTACGAGAGCCAAGAGCCTCAATCGAGCACTCTCAGAGCCGACAGAGGTCAAGGGTCATATGTCAGTGCCAGCCAAGCGGACACCCTCATCGTCGCCAAGGACGACAGAGGTCAGGGTTCTTGTGTTAGTGCCAGCCAAGCGGACACCCTCATCATCGCCAAGGACGACAGAGGTCAGGGTTCTTGTGTTAGTGCCAGCCAAGCGGACACCCTCATCATCGCCGATGTCGACAGAGGTCAGAGTTCTTGTGTTAGTTCCAGCCAAGCGGACACCCTCATCTCTAAAACCATGGCTGACACAGTCATCGTAACTCCAAGTTCAGCTGACAAATTATCTTTACCTGATAATTACTTTGTAAAAAATCCTCACAAAGAGTCTTTACCCACTTATCTGAGAAAAGACGTTCTTGAAAGTGGTGAATTTCTAACCGACGATTTGTCCAGCTCCAGTGATGCAGTGACCAAGGAGGGGACAGTTGGTAGCTTTGGGCCAAGAGGGGAGGAATCCTGGACCACAGAGGAGGCCGACTCAAGCTCATCTTTGTCAAGTTCCCAGACTCCATCTTCATCCAGCTCCAGTTACTTCTCTCCAAATAGAGATCAGCCCCCTTCGACCCCAGGCACTACCCCGCGCTACAGCATGAGTCGACTCTCCCGCTTCCACAAGCCCCAGCGGCTGGCCAGCCTCTCCTACACCCCAGGCGGACGTCCTGTgataccagaccaggaggaaccgGTAGAGTACCTCTACACGGACACGGAGCAGGGTCACGAACTGATCGAGACCCACGTCCCACCTGCGGCCAACACCTCGCTCAGCTCCAGCATGAGCACGTCCAGCAGCGAGGACACAGTGCTGTACGACTGGCGCTCCCTGCAGGGTGGTGGAGGAACGGTGGCCAAAGGGAAGGAGAACCAGGAGCCCGTGGTGGCTCAGGACTGGTCAGAGACCAAATGCCTGACGGACAAGGAGCTGAGACGCAGgcttgtggagatgggagagagtcCGGGACCCATAAGTCATCGTACCCGGCCGGTGTACATGCAGAGGCTAAGGCGGCTGTTGCTGGAGCCGGACACTCAACAACAACTGCCGGACCAACCACAAG GTCCTGCGCAGGGACACAGTCCAGAGCTGTGTGTGGCCCTGCGGACGTTGGTGCTGCCCGACTGCCAGGACGACGAGCTGGCACTGTGCCAGCAGTTTGACCAACCAGACCAGAACAGGAAGTGGCGGGAGGGCGTCATCAAGTCCAGCTTCAACTATCTGCTACTGGACCCCAG AGTAACAAAGAACCTACCGTATCGGAGTCATTCCATGAGCCCTCTGGATTGTTTTCAGACTTTCATCAGCGCTATATTCTACGTGGGCAAGGGCAAGCGCTCCCGACCCTACAGCCATCTGTACGAGGCTCTCGACTACCACCGAGGAGACAAGACTtctaag aaACTATGCTCCAAGGTGCAGCACATCCTCCAGGTTTGGAAGG GAGCAGGGGTGATCTCTCTGCACTGCTTCCAGAACGTCATCCCCGTGGAGGCCTACACTCGTGAGGCCGTCATGGTGGACGCCATTG